Proteins from a genomic interval of Anabrus simplex isolate iqAnaSimp1 chromosome 13, ASM4041472v1, whole genome shotgun sequence:
- the LOC136884711 gene encoding gastrula zinc finger protein XlCGF8.2DB, whose protein sequence is MEVPLFIKCEPEHSPDMEESPDLESNLQLPHNNVVEVEVEPDPSFYCSNIEEANSELISKNEEDDSNEDCVTNATLLKNLVNDETTACKILQGRGCSDTGRESILHSTFELPLICLICKRSFKSESSLKIHMFVSCKTSPSYSAESKTSADIPLLQAPSTTCDETPCFCHICGKKYSGSSCLCTKNVNHAGSKPHYCTLCNKGFALRSNLRAHMKTHTSYKPHSCTTCGKAFLAKPNLRKHMLTHTGEKFYSCNICGKSFALNSNLKTHLLTHTGSKPFSCEVCGKDFAHRSNLKTHMLIHSHIRPHTCPTCGKSFTLKCHLNAHVLIHTDQRKYSCSTCEQQFSRKIHLVKHVVTHLNGDSR, encoded by the exons ATGGAGGTGCCACTGTTCATCAAATGTGAGCCAGAACATTCACCTGATATGGAGGAATCCCCAGACCTT GAGTCTAATTTGCAGTTGCCTCATAATAACGTGGTTGAGGTGGAGGTTGAACCAGACCCTAGCTTTTATTGTTCAAACATTGAAGAAGCAAACAGTGAATTAATCAGTAAG AATGAGGAAGACGACAGCAATGAAGACTGTGTAACCAATGCGACTCTTCTAAAGAA TTTGGTTAATGATGAAACTACAGCATGCAAAATTCTACAAGGCCGAGGATGCAGTGATACAGGAAGAGAAAGTATTCTTCATTCCACTTTTGAATTGCCCCTGATCTGTCTCATTTGTAAGAGATCTTTTAAAAGTGAATCTTCCTTGAAAATACATATGTTTGTCTCTTGTAAGACGTCTCCATCCTACTCTGCGGAAAGCAAGACATCTGCTGACATTCCTCTACTACAAGCACCCAGTACTACGTGTGATGAAACGCCTTGCTTTTGCCATATATGTGGGAAGAAGTACTCTGGTAGTTCTTGCCTTTGTACAAAAAATGTGAATCATGCAGGAAGCAAGCCTCATTATTGTACTTTATGTAATAAGGGATTTGCATTAAGATCTAATCTTAGAGCACATATGAAGACGCATACATCATATAAACCTCACTCATGTACTACGTGTGGCAAGGCCTTTCTTGCCAAACCTAACTTGAGGAAGCATATGCTGACTCATACCGGAGAGAAGTTTTATTCTTGTAATATATGTGGAAAGTCGTTCGCCCTAAATTCTAATTTGAAAACGCACCTATTAACTCATACAGGAAGCAAACCTTTTTCTTGTGAAGTATGTGGAAAAGACTTTGCCCATCGATCCAACCTGAAAACGCATATGTTAATACACTCACATATACGACCTCACACTTGTCCCACCTGTGGGAAATCTTTCACTTTGAAATGTCATTTGAACGCACACGTGTTAATACATACAGATCAAAGGAAATATTCCTGTAGTACGTGTGAGCAGCAGTTTTCTAGAAAGATCCATTTGGTAAAGCACGTTGTAACGCATTTAAACGGTGATAGTCGTTAG